A single region of the Hippoglossus hippoglossus isolate fHipHip1 chromosome 17, fHipHip1.pri, whole genome shotgun sequence genome encodes:
- the LOC117777871 gene encoding lysine-specific demethylase 4A-like isoform X4 gives MASDVVSQNHGSKGIMTFYPTAEQFKNFSRYIAYIESQGAHKAGLAKIVPPKEWKPRQSYDNIDDLVIPAPIQQVVTGQSGLFTQYNIQKKSMTVREFRKIANSDKFCSPHYDDFEELERKYWKNVTFNPPIYGADVNGSLYDPDVKDWNICHLDTILDTVEHESGITIEGVNTPYLYFGMWKTTFAWHTEDMDLYSINYLHFGQPKSWYCVPPEHGKRLERLAQGFFPGSAQNCEAFLRHKMTLLSPSILKKYGIPFEKMTQEAGEFMVTFPYAYHAGFNHGFNCAESTNFATERWIEYGKQAVLCSCRKDMVKISMDVFVKKFQPDRYEQWRAGRNVPIDHSRPTPEAKEFLGDSLSDSCSVENCGEDGERKSRWQ, from the exons ATGGCGTCTGACGTGGTTTCCCAAAACCATGGTTCCAAGGGGATCATGACTTTCTACCCGACTGCTGAGCAATTCAAGAACTTCAGCCGCTACATTGCTTATATTGAGTCCCAGGGAGCACATAAAGCAGGCCTGGCTAAA ATTGTCCCACCAAAGGAATGGAAACCTCGACAATCTTATGATAACATAGATGATCTGGTGATACCTGCACCCATCCAGCAGGTGGTGACAGGCCAGTCGGGCCTTTTCACTCAGTACAACATTCAGAAGAAGTCAATGACCGTCAGAGAGTTCCGCAAGATTGCCAACAGTGACAA GTTCTGTAGTCCACATTATGATGACTTTGAGGAGCTGGAAAGGAAGTACTGGAAGAATGTGACATTTAATCCTCCAATCTATGGAGCAGATGTTAATGGAAGCCTGTATGACCCT GACGTCAAAGACTGGAACATTTGCCATCTGGACACCATCTTGGATACCGTTGAACATGAAAGTGGCATCACTATCGAGGGAGTTAATACACCCTACTTGTATTTTGGCATGTGGAAGACCACCTTTGCATGGCACACTGAGGACATGGACCTCTACAGTATTAACTACTTGCACTTTGGACAGCCCAAATCATg GTACTGTGTGCCTCCAGAGCATGGGAAAAGATTGGAGCGTCTGGCTCAAG GCTTCTTTCCTGGTAGTGCCCAAAATTGTGAGGCCTTTCTGCGGCACAAGATGACTCTCCTCTCACCCTCTATCCTGAAGAAATATGGCATTCCGTTTGAAAAG ATGACTCAGGAGGCTGGCGAGTTCATGGTTACTTTCCCCTATGCCTATCATGCTGGTTTCAACCACGGCTTCAACTGTGCTGAGTCCACCAACTTTGCCACCGAGAGATGGATTGAATATGGCAAACAAGCAGTTTTG TGCTCCTGCCGTAAGGACATGGTGAAGATTTCCATGGATGTATTTGTGAAGAAGTTCCAGCCGGATCGTTATGAACAGTGGCGGGCAGGACGAAATGTACCCATCGACCACTCACGACCCACCCCGGAGGCTAAGGAGTTCCTGGGGGACTCTTTAAGTGACAGTTGCTCAGTGGAGAACTGTGGAGAGGACGGAGAGCGGAAAAG CAGATGGCAGTAA
- the abhd8a gene encoding protein ABHD8: MLTSITEGILCCLTGKAASLVLPLESSEPSDGFEFVEVKPGRVLRVRHIVPERQPIVTEDQVADKEKTDGNRDDIRSPHCNESNTGSSVHCKRKITVYRNGQLVIENLGDVLHSEILQCQDGDLEPCSTVEVELADYKEIASSPDPKPVPPQVPPPPGEQKPAPPPRRRRRKPKRTVVIDSNRVIASCKGTHSDVALFFVHGVGGSLDIWGSQLDFFSRLGYEVIAPDLAGHGASTAPQIAAAYTFYALAEDLRAIFKRYARKRNILIGHSYGVSFCTFLAHEYPDLVHKVVMINGGGPTALEPSLCSIFQLPSCVLHCLSPCLAWSFLKAGFARQGTKEKQLLKQGNAFNVSPFVLRAMMSGQYWPEGDEVYHAELTVPILLVHGMCDKFVPMDEDQRMAEILLFAFLKIIEEGSHMVMMECPDTVNTLLHEFFLWEPDMSKKDSSKTDTEKTVAASDTLHTLKINKSMDK; encoded by the exons ATGCTGACCAGCATCACTGAGGGGATCCTCTGCTGCCTGACTGGGAAGGCTGCCAGTCTGGTCTTGCCCCTGGAGTCGTCAGAACCCTCCGATGGGTTTGAGTTTGTGGAGGTGAAACCTGGAAGAGTCCTGCGAGTGCGGCACATCGTCCCTGAGCGTCAGCCCATAGTTACGGAAGACCAAGTtgcagacaaagagaaaacggACGGTAACCGCGATGATATTCGCTCTCCTCACTGTAATGAGAGCAACACTGGCAGCAGTGTCCACTGCAAGAGGAAGATCACTGTCTACCGCAACGGCCAGTTGGTGATTGAGAATCTCGGTGACGTTTTGCACTCTGAGATCCTGCAGTGTCAGGATGGGGATCTGGAGCCATGCAGCACTGTGGAGGTGGAGCTGGCAGACTACAAAGAAATAGCCTCCTCTCCAGACCCCAAACCTGTTCCTCCTCAAGTTCCTCCGCCTCCCGGGGAACAGAagcctgctccacctcctcgcCGCCGCCGTCGCAAGCCAAAGCGCACAGTGGTTATAGACTCAAATAGGGTGATCGCGAGCTGCAAAGGGACGCACTCAGACGTAGCGTTGTTCTTTGTGCATGGCGTGGGAGGCTCTCTGGACATTTGGGGCAGCCAGCTGGACTTCTTCTCTCGGCTGGGCTATGAGGTCATTGCGCCCGATCTGGCGGGGCACGGAGCCAGCACTGCCCCACAGATTGCAGCAGCTTATACTTTTTATGCCCTGGCTGAGGATCTACGTGCCATCTTTAAGAGATACGCTCGGAAACGCAACATTCTCATCGGCCACTCATATGG GGTGTCATTTTGCACCTTCCTGGCCCATGAATATCCCGATTTAGTCCATAAGGTGGTGATGATCAATGGAGGAGGTCCCACAGCTCTGGAGCCCAGCCTCTGCTCCATATTCCAGCTGCCATCCTGCGTCCTTCACTGTCTGTCACCCTGTCTGGCCTGGAGCTTCCTCAA AGCGGGATTTGCTCGTCAGGGcacaaaagaaaagcagctgcTGAAGCAGGGCAATGCCTTCAACGTGTCACCGTTCGTCCTGAGAGCCATGATGAGCGGCCAGTACTGGCCAGAGGGGGATGAGGTCTACCATGCTGAACTCACTGTTCCCATCCTTCTGGTTCATGGCATGTGTGACAAGTTTGTGCCCATGGATGAGGATCAGCGCATGGCAGAG ATCCTCCTATTTGCCTTCTTAAAAATCATTGAGGAAGGCAGTCACATGGTCATGATGGAGTGTCCCGACACTGTCAACACTCTCCTCCATGAGTTCTTCCTGTGGGAACCCGACATGTCCAAGAAAGACAGCAGCAAGACAGACACGGAGAAGACAGTTGCTGCCAGTGACACTCTCCACACGCTGAAAATCAACAAGTCGATGGATAAATAA
- the mrpl34 gene encoding 39S ribosomal protein L34, mitochondrial — translation MNTLLSSFSRLSGITRSSIPAGSLATTGIPHLRLFSSWITARATTAPLISRCGPLSSQAEGSGVFQQLPCQYQQIRTKKRGTEYQPKNIKRKRTHGWIKRVSSRGGIEVILRRMLKGRKSLSH, via the exons ATGAACACTTTACTGTCGTCTTTCTCCAGACTGAGTGGAATAACTCG CAGCAGCATCCCTGCAGGGAGCCTTGCAACAACGGGCATCCCCCATCTCAGATTATTTAGCAGCTGGATTACGGCCCGAGCAACTACAGCACCTCTGATTTCTAGATGCGGTCCACTTTCTTCACAAGCTGAGGGTTCGGGAGTGTTCCAGCAGCTTCCCTGCCAGTACCAGCAGATTCGGACAAAGAAAAGAGGCACCGAGTATCAACCCAAGAACATCAAGCGCAAGAGAACCCACGGATGGATCAAGAGGGTCAGCTCTCGAGGGGGCATAGAAGTGATTCTGCGGCGCATGCTGAAAGGACGGAAATCACTCTCGCACTAA
- the LOC117778642 gene encoding DET1- and DDB1-associated protein 1-like: MEKGDFLKGLPVYNKSNFSRFHADSVCKASNRRPSVYLPTREYPSEQIIVTEKTNILLRYLHQQWDKKIAAKKREQEPAEGDNTAPPRKIARTDSRELSEDS; the protein is encoded by the exons ATGGAGAAG GGAGATTTTCTGAAGGGACTGCCGGTCTACAACAAGAGCAACTTCAGCAGGTTCCATGCGGACTCGGTATGCAAAGCATCG AACCGTCGACCATCTGTGTATCTACCAACACGAGAATATCCATCGGAGCAGA TCATCGTCACAGAGAAGACAAACATCTTGTTGCGATATCTTCATCAACAGTGGGACAAAAAG ATTGCAGCGAAAAAGCGAGAGCAGGAACCCGCAGAGGGAGACAACACGGCACCGCCGAGAAAAATCGCCAGAACTGACAGTCGAGAGCTGAGCGAGGATTCATAA